ACTGTTGGGGATATTAAGAGGTATCTTAAGGAAAAGGGCATTCCTGTGAGGCTTTGATAGAATGAGGATAGCTATAGTAGACTACGGAATGGGAAATCTTAGGAGTGTTTATAGAGCTTTTGAATATGCCGGGGCCAGGCCTGTAATAACTTCCAGTGTCGAGGAGATTGAGGCCAGCGATGCTTTGATTCTCCCTGGCGTGGGAGCCTTTGAGGATGCTATGGCAAATCTTCTGCCTCTGAGAGAGGTTATAGTTGATAGTGCCGGGAAGAAGCCTATTCTGGGAATATGTCTTGGGCTGCAGCTTTTCTTCAGTGAGAGTGAGGAGTCCAGACTGGGAGAGAGTGGGCTGGATATTATTAAGGGTAAGGTGGTCAGGCTTCCCAAAAATGTTAAAATTCCACATATGGGCTGGAACAGTATTGAAATTAAGAAGGAGAGTAGAATTCTCGAGGGGATTAAGGATGGTGAGTACTTTTACTTTGTCCACTCTTACTATGCTGTGCCTCAGGAGGATGTTGTGGTTGCTACCACAGGTTATTCTGTTGATGTTCCTGCTATTCTGGAGAAGGACTCGGTTTTTGCAACCCAGTTCCACCCTGAGAAGAGCGGAAGGGCAGGTTTGAAAA
The archaeon BMS3Bbin15 genome window above contains:
- the hisH1 gene encoding imidazole glycerol phosphate synthase subunit HisH 1, which translates into the protein MRIAIVDYGMGNLRSVYRAFEYAGARPVITSSVEEIEASDALILPGVGAFEDAMANLLPLREVIVDSAGKKPILGICLGLQLFFSESEESRLGESGLDIIKGKVVRLPKNVKIPHMGWNSIEIKKESRILEGIKDGEYFYFVHSYYAVPQEDVVVATTGYSVDVPAILEKDSVFATQFHPEKSGRAGLKIIKNFVEIARE